The Dyadobacter sandarakinus DNA window TCCGGGCAGTTCCCGTTGTGGAAGGTCAGGGTGTTGAAACTCCGTGGCAGGATTTACAGGTAGCGCCTGCTGGCGGTGTTTTCAATGGAAACATTACACTTTACGGTGGCTGGTATGCGCTGGAAGTCCGCGCGATAGCTGACGGTAAGGTAGTAGGCCGTGACGTGCTGGCGCGTGTAGGCGTGGGCGAAGTTTTCGTGATTGCCGGCCAGTCCAATGCACAGGGGCTCAAAGCTTACCCTGGCCCGTCCGCAGTTGATGACAGGGTTATCTATATTTCCAATTACGAAAATGATGAGCTTGGCCAGTACCACGACCTGCTGACGGACCCAACTCCTCCTGTTTTTTCCAAAATAACGAATGTAAAAACCATGTCACCGCGTGGGCAATCTGCCTGGTGCTGGGGTATCCTGGGCGACTTGCTTGTATCAAGGCTCAATTTGCCGGTTATGTTTATCAACACAGCCTGGGAAGGTACGGCGGTTGAAAACTGGTCGGAAAGTTCGCAGGGCAGGCCTACCAAAAGCTATTATGGCTACCAATATGCTCCTCAGATGCCTTATGCCAACCTCAGGATTGCTGCCAAAAACTACATCAACCAATATGGGGTACGCTCGGTGTTATGGATGCAGGGAGAGACTGACGGAGCATTTGGTACACCTGCTGCATTGTACAGGGAGAGATTGCAGGAGGTGATCAACAAACTGAATTCGGATACGAATAAAAGAATTACCTGGGTGATCGCCAGAACAAGCCGGGCTTCACTGGACCCTAATGTTCCTTCCAAAGTTTATCCGCAGATTATAGCTGCCCAAAATGCGGTGTTGGATACGAAGTTCAACCCTACTTACCCAGGCCCTGAAACTGACCCGCTGGTACCTAACCGTCCCGACGGAATCCACTTCATCGGTACCGAAGCACTCACGATCCTTGCCAATGCATGGAACCAGAGCCTGAATGCCAACTTTTTTTCGACTGTACTTCCTGTGGCGCCATCCGGCATTCCAAAAATTACGGCGGCCTGTACGACTACCAATAATGGCGTGACGATTACATTACCATCCAATTTTGCCTCTTACGAATGGAGTACGGGTGAAAAGAGCAGTTCCATTGTAGTTACCAAAGCCGGAACCTATCGCGCTACTGTAAGAGATAGTTTCGGAAATTCGATACTTACTTCGGTTGTGGTGCTCAATAATGATGCGAAACCTGTAAAGCCGGTCATTCTTCAAAGCGGACAACAGCAGGCTTGTGCTGATTCCTCCTTTCAGTTCTCAGTATCGGAAGGCAGCGACATTTATACATGGTACAAACAAGGCTCCAACACAGCGCTTGCAACAGGCGCCGCGGCACGCATCAGTGAAGCCGGCAACTATGTGGTACAGGGCACCAATATTTTCGGGTGCATATCCGATTTATCCAATCCTTCCTCGCTGTTGATCCGCGAGAAAGTGCCGCAGCCGGTTATTGAACCATCGGGTCCATTCAGTGTTACAGCAAGCATCAGTGAAACAGGGCTGAATACTGCCTTCCTGTGGCGCAGGCCGGGCACGGAATCAGACACGCTTGCCGATCTGGTAAAAATCCTGAAATCCGGTACCTACTCGGTAAGAGCGCGGGTTACCTACACTTTAAACAATAACACATCAATCAACTGCTTTTCTGATTCGGCGTCGAGGGAATTCAAAACCAATGAAGAAAACGATGTCGTGATCTACCCCAATCCAAGCCAGAGCAGCTTTGTATATATTGAATCGCGCGACAACATCCGGGATGCGACAATCACGCTTTATGACATTTTCGGAAGGGTCATCAAATACATTCCTTCGAGGCTTATTAACAGCAGGTTTGAGGTTGATGTAAGCAATCTTCCGACCGGGAAATACATCATCCGTGTTACCGGACAAGGGCAGAGCCTTACAAAACAGATTGTTATCAGATAAATAGAAAATCTTTCTTTTTTACTAAATAAGCCCCGGCACTCCGGGGCTTATTTAGTATGATACTAATTAGACTAAAGATCAAGAAAAGTATTTGATTGATAAATTTGCAAAGGCTAATTTTGAGAATACGGTTAAAAGTAACCATTCTTTACCTAATCGTTTTTCCGCCTCACTGGCCTCTGAATTAACTTTATCAATGAAGAATACATATCTTCCTTCCGACTATTTGCCGATTTTGGTCCAGTTCTTCCTGGCAGCCGGTTTTATTGGTGGTACAATGATTGTAACACACCTTATCGGACCCAGCAGAAAGAGCAAACTAAAGGACGATCCTTTTGAATGCGGTATTGAGTCCGTTGGTGACGCCCGGACACCAATTTCTGTAAAATACTTTCTCGTCGCTATTCTCTTTGTTCTTTTTGATGTTGAAGTGATTTTCATGTACCCTTGGGCAGTAAATTTCAAGGGTTTGGGAATGTTCGGGTTTATTGAAATGTTATTGTTTATGGCATTGCTGCTTTCCGGCTTTTACTACGTTATCCGCAAGGGTGTGTTGAACTGGGAGGAATAAGCTGAACATTAATCCGGAAAAATCATGAAAGAGGTAACAATTGTAGATGCTCCGCAAGGACATAGTGGTTCTGGTTTTTTTGCAACATCATTTGACGAAGCAATCGGGCTGGCCCGAAGCTACTCACTCTGGCCGCTGCCATTCGCAACTTCATGCTGCGGGATCGAATTTATGGCGACCATGGGTGCCCACTATGATATCTCCCGGTTCGGGTCTGAGCGCCCGAGCTTTTCACCCCGCCAGGCTGACCTGCTGATGGTAATGGGTACGATCGCCAAAAAAATGGCTCCTGTCGTAAAACAGGTTTACCTGCAGATGGCCGAGCCCCGGTGGGTTATGGCAGTAGGTG harbors:
- a CDS encoding NADH-quinone oxidoreductase subunit A, with the protein product MKNTYLPSDYLPILVQFFLAAGFIGGTMIVTHLIGPSRKSKLKDDPFECGIESVGDARTPISVKYFLVAILFVLFDVEVIFMYPWAVNFKGLGMFGFIEMLLFMALLLSGFYYVIRKGVLNWEE
- a CDS encoding NADH-quinone oxidoreductase subunit B codes for the protein MKEVTIVDAPQGHSGSGFFATSFDEAIGLARSYSLWPLPFATSCCGIEFMATMGAHYDISRFGSERPSFSPRQADLLMVMGTIAKKMAPVVKQVYLQMAEPRWVMAVGACASSGGIFDTYSVLQGIDRIIPVDVYVPGCPPRPEQIIDGLMHIQHLAQNEKLRRRNTDEYQELLASYNIQ
- a CDS encoding T9SS type A sorting domain-containing protein, with amino-acid sequence MHFRISFRVVAKALLLILFTSSAVFSQIKITTPSYQAVYQRDITGQRTIPVTGTFTIPMDKVEVRAVPVVEGQGVETPWQDLQVAPAGGVFNGNITLYGGWYALEVRAIADGKVVGRDVLARVGVGEVFVIAGQSNAQGLKAYPGPSAVDDRVIYISNYENDELGQYHDLLTDPTPPVFSKITNVKTMSPRGQSAWCWGILGDLLVSRLNLPVMFINTAWEGTAVENWSESSQGRPTKSYYGYQYAPQMPYANLRIAAKNYINQYGVRSVLWMQGETDGAFGTPAALYRERLQEVINKLNSDTNKRITWVIARTSRASLDPNVPSKVYPQIIAAQNAVLDTKFNPTYPGPETDPLVPNRPDGIHFIGTEALTILANAWNQSLNANFFSTVLPVAPSGIPKITAACTTTNNGVTITLPSNFASYEWSTGEKSSSIVVTKAGTYRATVRDSFGNSILTSVVVLNNDAKPVKPVILQSGQQQACADSSFQFSVSEGSDIYTWYKQGSNTALATGAAARISEAGNYVVQGTNIFGCISDLSNPSSLLIREKVPQPVIEPSGPFSVTASISETGLNTAFLWRRPGTESDTLADLVKILKSGTYSVRARVTYTLNNNTSINCFSDSASREFKTNEENDVVIYPNPSQSSFVYIESRDNIRDATITLYDIFGRVIKYIPSRLINSRFEVDVSNLPTGKYIIRVTGQGQSLTKQIVIR